In a single window of the Algiphilus sp. genome:
- a CDS encoding NUDIX hydrolase, giving the protein MKYCSECASELVVEIPEGDHLPRSVCKQCGAIHYRNPRVIVGAICEYEGRLLLCRRDIEPRHGFWTFPAGFLEMGETTAEGAARETLEESGADVEIEDLCAIINVPYIAQVYLSYRARMRGPRHHPTPESSETCLVAPEDIPWDELAFPTIWHSLRFWMADREAGTRGIHTLDITRRPRELRERERSHDSGD; this is encoded by the coding sequence ATGAAGTACTGCTCCGAATGTGCCTCCGAGCTCGTCGTGGAGATCCCGGAGGGAGATCACCTGCCCCGCTCGGTGTGCAAGCAGTGCGGCGCCATCCACTACCGCAACCCGCGCGTCATCGTCGGCGCCATCTGCGAGTACGAGGGCCGGCTGCTGCTGTGCCGGCGGGACATCGAACCGCGTCACGGGTTCTGGACCTTCCCCGCCGGCTTCCTCGAGATGGGCGAGACCACCGCCGAGGGCGCAGCGCGCGAGACGCTGGAGGAATCCGGCGCCGATGTCGAGATCGAGGATCTGTGCGCCATCATCAACGTGCCGTACATCGCGCAGGTCTATCTCAGCTACCGCGCCCGCATGCGCGGGCCGCGCCATCACCCGACGCCGGAAAGCTCGGAGACGTGCCTCGTGGCCCCGGAAGACATCCCCTGGGACGAGCTCGCCTTCCCCACCATCTGGCACAGCCTGCGCTTCTGGATGGCGGACCGCGAGGCGGGCACCCGCGGCATCCACACCCTCGACATCACCCGGCGCCCGCGCGAGCTGCGCGAGCGGGAACGCAGCCACGACAGCGGTGACTAA
- a CDS encoding crotonase/enoyl-CoA hydratase family protein, with product MDALSTMTYRRDGRIARITLDRPERGNGITMDMPRELATCVERANLDRGVHVIALSGSGSGFCGGYDLVDSAEQVRIGEAGDARPAGSVLDPDVQMRNHEPGAAWDPTVDHAMMSRNVKGFMSLFHSEKPVVCKVHGFCVAGGTDMALCSDLLVIADDAKIGYPPARVWGAPTTAMWFHRLGLEKAKRLLFTGDCLSGREAVEWGLAIESAPADALDERFENLLGRIARMPVNQLVMMKMLLNQSVMQQGLHTTQMLGTFFDGVTRHTPEGYAFQQRAAEAGFKQAVRERDEPFGDFGMSTHKG from the coding sequence ATGGATGCACTCAGCACGATGACCTACCGGCGCGATGGCCGCATCGCGCGCATCACCCTCGACCGTCCCGAGCGCGGAAACGGGATCACCATGGACATGCCGCGCGAGCTGGCCACCTGCGTCGAGCGCGCCAACCTCGATCGCGGCGTGCACGTCATCGCGCTGTCCGGCAGCGGCAGCGGATTCTGCGGCGGCTACGACCTGGTGGATTCGGCCGAGCAGGTGCGCATCGGCGAGGCCGGTGACGCGCGTCCCGCGGGCTCCGTACTCGACCCCGACGTGCAGATGCGCAATCACGAACCCGGGGCGGCGTGGGATCCGACCGTCGATCACGCCATGATGAGTCGCAACGTGAAGGGCTTCATGAGCCTCTTCCACAGCGAGAAGCCGGTGGTGTGCAAGGTGCACGGCTTCTGCGTCGCGGGCGGCACCGACATGGCGCTGTGCTCGGATCTCCTGGTGATCGCGGATGACGCCAAGATCGGCTACCCGCCGGCGCGCGTATGGGGCGCGCCCACGACCGCGATGTGGTTTCACCGCCTCGGACTGGAGAAGGCGAAGCGCCTGCTGTTCACCGGTGACTGCCTGTCGGGCAGGGAGGCGGTCGAGTGGGGGCTGGCCATCGAGTCGGCGCCGGCCGACGCGCTCGACGAGCGCTTCGAGAACCTGCTGGGGCGCATCGCGCGCATGCCGGTGAATCAGCTGGTCATGATGAAGATGCTGCTCAATCAATCGGTGATGCAGCAGGGGCTGCACACCACCCAGATGCTGGGCACCTTCTTCGACGGTGTTACCCGCCATACGCCGGAGGGATACGCCTTCCAGCAGCGCGCGGCCGAGGCCGGATTCAAGCAGGCGGTGCGCGAACGCGACGAGCCCTTCGGCGACTTCGGGATGTCCACGCACAAGGGCTGA
- a CDS encoding PaaX family transcriptional regulator C-terminal domain-containing protein has product MQGPTAKKLLLDLLLAVDPQPVAARNAVGACALFGIGESNARVTLTRLAANGMIESAERGSYRLSPSAHEVATEIAGWRRLDARLRPWSGEYVCVHTAALGRSDRAALRRRRRALDMLGFRKLSRGLHLRPDNIETDTEAVRRRLRTLGLDGSAQIFLARDFAAADLDRIEGLWDREALNAGYRDTHARLTNWLERRHRLELETAARESFLLGGDAIRRLVFDPLLPEPMVDTEARQQLLVTARHFDQVGQAIWQQLFVRGFDTAQTAAA; this is encoded by the coding sequence ATGCAGGGCCCCACCGCCAAGAAGCTTCTGCTCGACCTCCTGCTCGCGGTCGACCCGCAACCGGTCGCCGCGCGCAACGCCGTGGGCGCCTGCGCGCTCTTCGGCATCGGCGAGAGCAACGCCCGCGTGACACTCACACGGCTGGCTGCCAACGGCATGATCGAATCGGCCGAACGCGGCAGCTACCGCCTGAGCCCGTCCGCGCACGAGGTCGCGACCGAGATCGCCGGCTGGCGACGACTGGACGCGAGACTGCGCCCGTGGAGCGGCGAGTACGTCTGCGTGCATACCGCCGCGCTCGGTCGCAGCGACCGGGCGGCGCTGCGCCGGCGCCGGCGGGCGCTCGACATGCTCGGCTTCCGCAAGCTCTCGCGCGGCCTGCATCTGCGGCCCGACAACATCGAGACCGATACCGAAGCCGTCCGTCGCCGCCTGCGCACGCTCGGCCTGGACGGCAGCGCCCAGATATTCCTGGCGCGCGACTTCGCCGCGGCGGATCTCGACCGCATTGAAGGCCTGTGGGACCGAGAAGCCCTCAACGCGGGCTATCGGGACACGCACGCGCGGCTGACCAACTGGCTCGAGCGCCGGCACCGTCTCGAACTGGAGACCGCCGCACGGGAGTCCTTCCTGCTCGGCGGTGACGCCATCAGACGACTGGTCTTCGACCCCCTGCTGCCCGAACCGATGGTCGACACCGAAGCGCGGCAACAGCTGCTCGTGACCGCACGGCATTTCGATCAGGTGGGCCAGGCGATCTGGCAGCAGCTGTTTGTTCGCGGGTTCGACACCGCCCAGACCGCCGCGGCCTGA
- a CDS encoding acyl-CoA dehydrogenase family protein — protein MNKPQTALQPDVLAATHEVSNQTPPLQDYNVFQGDTALVEAVRREGGEWGLDALRADGARTGSEEVIAWGYRANAYKPELHAFDRQGHRIDQVLYHEDYHRLMAHSLRAGIHSAPWADPRPGAHVVRSALQYMHYQMDAGHHCPVTMTFACVPAIRTTPSVAEHWLPGILNADYDPRDIPHTEKRALTIGMGMTEKQGGSDVRANTTRAWPVGGDTGAGAGYELVGHKWFTSAPMCDGFLMLAQSEGGLSCFLVPRWRPDGTRNALQVQRLKNKAGNVSNASSEIELRGAFGWMLGEEGRGVPTIIEMVAMTRYDCMVGSTASMRQATAQAIHHCAHRTAFGKRLIDQPAMANVLADLQLEVEGALALTMRMGRALDHQDEEREKLLLRLGLPTGKYWVCKRNPNHAYEAMECIGGNGVMDDFIMARLYRDAPINAIWEGSGNVQALDLLRAMVKSPDAVAVWMDELEQARGAHTVLDTAVDRLKSELADRDAMDYRARALTERMSLCMQAALLVRAGNHNVADAFIASRLDPRGEHNYGCLPRGIDVAGIIDRGNPLTD, from the coding sequence ATGAACAAGCCCCAGACCGCACTGCAGCCCGACGTCCTCGCCGCCACCCACGAGGTCAGCAACCAGACGCCGCCCCTGCAGGACTACAACGTGTTCCAGGGCGATACCGCACTGGTCGAGGCCGTCCGGCGCGAGGGCGGCGAATGGGGGCTCGATGCGCTGCGCGCGGACGGCGCCCGCACCGGCAGCGAGGAAGTCATCGCGTGGGGCTACCGCGCCAACGCATACAAGCCGGAGCTGCACGCCTTCGACCGCCAGGGCCACCGCATCGATCAGGTGCTCTATCACGAGGACTATCACCGCCTGATGGCCCATTCGCTGCGCGCCGGCATCCACAGCGCGCCGTGGGCGGACCCCAGGCCGGGCGCGCACGTCGTGCGCTCGGCGCTGCAGTACATGCACTACCAGATGGACGCCGGCCATCACTGCCCGGTGACCATGACCTTCGCCTGCGTCCCGGCCATCCGCACTACCCCTTCCGTTGCCGAGCACTGGCTGCCGGGCATCCTGAACGCCGACTACGACCCGCGCGACATCCCGCACACCGAGAAGCGCGCCCTGACCATCGGCATGGGCATGACCGAGAAGCAGGGCGGGTCGGATGTGCGCGCCAACACCACCCGTGCCTGGCCGGTGGGCGGCGACACCGGTGCCGGCGCGGGCTACGAGCTGGTTGGCCACAAGTGGTTCACCTCGGCCCCGATGTGCGATGGCTTCCTCATGCTCGCGCAGAGCGAGGGCGGGCTCTCCTGCTTTCTGGTGCCGCGCTGGCGGCCGGACGGCACGCGGAACGCCCTGCAGGTGCAGCGCCTCAAGAACAAGGCCGGCAATGTATCGAATGCATCGTCGGAGATCGAACTGCGCGGCGCCTTCGGCTGGATGCTGGGCGAGGAAGGCCGCGGCGTCCCCACCATCATCGAGATGGTGGCGATGACGCGCTACGACTGCATGGTGGGTTCCACCGCCAGCATGCGTCAGGCCACCGCCCAGGCCATCCACCATTGCGCCCATCGCACGGCCTTCGGCAAGCGGCTCATCGACCAGCCGGCGATGGCCAACGTGCTGGCCGACCTGCAGCTCGAGGTCGAAGGTGCGCTCGCGCTCACCATGCGCATGGGGCGCGCGCTGGATCACCAGGACGAGGAGCGCGAGAAGCTCCTGCTGCGCCTGGGTCTCCCCACCGGCAAGTACTGGGTCTGCAAGCGCAACCCCAATCACGCCTACGAAGCCATGGAGTGCATCGGCGGCAACGGGGTGATGGACGACTTCATCATGGCGCGGCTCTACCGCGACGCGCCCATCAACGCGATCTGGGAGGGCTCCGGCAACGTGCAGGCGCTCGACCTGCTGCGCGCGATGGTCAAGTCGCCGGACGCCGTCGCGGTCTGGATGGACGAGCTCGAACAGGCGCGTGGCGCGCACACCGTGCTCGACACCGCCGTGGACCGTCTCAAGAGCGAGCTCGCCGATCGCGACGCCATGGACTACCGGGCGCGGGCGCTCACCGAACGGATGAGCCTGTGCATGCAGGCAGCGCTCCTGGTGCGCGCGGGCAATCACAATGTCGCCGATGCCTTCATCGCGTCGCGCCTCGATCCGCGCGGCGAGCACAACTACGGATGCCTGCCGCGCGGCATCGACGTGGCCGGCATCATCGACCGCGGCAATCCGCTCACCGACTGA
- the fur gene encoding ferric iron uptake transcriptional regulator, whose product MESQDLRNAGLKVTLPRLKILQILEGSETRHLSAEDVYKLLLDSGEDIGLATVYRVLTQFESAGLVERHHFSDGRAVFELAPDKHHDHMVCVKTGKVIEFYNAEIERLQAKIAAEHGYEIEDHSLVLYVRPAKGGE is encoded by the coding sequence ATGGAATCGCAAGACCTTCGCAACGCCGGCCTCAAGGTCACGCTCCCGCGCCTGAAGATCCTCCAGATCCTGGAGGGCAGCGAGACGCGGCATCTGTCCGCCGAGGATGTGTACAAGCTGCTGCTCGATTCCGGGGAGGATATCGGGCTGGCCACCGTCTATCGCGTGCTCACGCAGTTCGAGTCGGCGGGACTGGTCGAGCGGCACCATTTCTCCGACGGCCGCGCCGTGTTCGAGCTGGCTCCGGACAAGCACCACGACCACATGGTGTGCGTGAAGACCGGCAAGGTCATCGAGTTCTACAACGCCGAGATCGAGCGCCTCCAGGCCAAGATCGCGGCCGAGCATGGCTACGAGATCGAGGATCACAGCCTGGTGCTGTACGTGCGGCCGGCCAAGGGCGGCGAGTAG
- a CDS encoding crotonase/enoyl-CoA hydratase family protein, with the protein MPEAETVRVAREAPVFIVTIDAPERRNAVDGPTAAALASAFRAFEADDALHVAILTGAGGNFCAGADLKAFAEGGGRGSRVAADGDGPMGPSRMSLSKPVIAAVSGYCVAGGLELACWCDMRVADETAVFGVFCRRFGVPLIDGGTVRLPRLVGMSHAMDMILTGRAVAADEAAAMGLANRVVPAGGALDAARSLAGQIAAFPQQCMRGDRRSAYAQWGLSEGEAMAYEFAQGKATFASGETLSGAGRFSAGAGRHGDFGEH; encoded by the coding sequence ATGCCTGAAGCCGAGACCGTCCGCGTGGCGCGCGAAGCGCCCGTGTTCATCGTCACCATCGATGCGCCGGAGCGCCGCAATGCCGTCGATGGTCCCACTGCCGCCGCCCTTGCCTCGGCCTTCCGGGCCTTCGAGGCCGACGATGCGCTGCATGTGGCGATCCTCACCGGGGCCGGCGGCAACTTCTGCGCGGGCGCCGATCTCAAGGCCTTCGCGGAGGGCGGGGGGCGCGGCAGCCGCGTCGCCGCCGACGGTGACGGACCGATGGGGCCGAGTCGCATGTCCCTTTCCAAGCCCGTGATCGCGGCGGTATCGGGCTATTGCGTGGCCGGTGGCCTCGAGCTGGCCTGCTGGTGCGACATGCGCGTCGCCGACGAGACCGCCGTGTTCGGCGTGTTCTGCCGACGGTTCGGGGTGCCGCTGATCGACGGCGGGACCGTGCGCCTGCCGCGGCTCGTGGGCATGAGCCATGCCATGGACATGATCCTGACCGGGCGGGCGGTCGCGGCCGACGAGGCCGCGGCGATGGGGCTGGCCAACCGCGTCGTCCCCGCGGGCGGAGCGCTGGATGCCGCGCGCTCGCTCGCCGGGCAGATCGCGGCATTCCCGCAGCAGTGCATGCGCGGCGACCGGCGGAGCGCCTACGCGCAGTGGGGGCTGTCGGAGGGCGAGGCCATGGCCTACGAGTTCGCGCAGGGCAAGGCGACCTTCGCCTCCGGCGAGACCCTGTCGGGCGCCGGGCGATTCTCCGCGGGCGCGGGCCGGCACGGCGACTTCGGCGAGCACTGA
- a CDS encoding NmrA family NAD(P)-binding protein, which yields MTKTVTVFAASGTAGQACVNAFIDHPDFEVQVLKRKPGQQEKSSSGILLEKDAKQRILDDWAGRGVKVLEADVTDHADLIPALTGTDYLVSCVPIFATESQYPLIHAAAEAGVERFVPSEFGYIYEWEQFWPSPHAHRSMARQKAFIRRVIQLAGLDYTIIPAGLWPEYYMVEPVLVHGDGNRKVSWSCGRDVGRIIPHVLAHPASRNAVCPVAATAYLTWNELLAEREKHLGRPVERTYMNAAQWREAHDNAEPGFIRDVLLAIGLAGAECPEGMPLWANWNAMHLPDFKGTPLEQAFAEIIEPSTAHLTGMFAEA from the coding sequence ATGACGAAGACCGTCACCGTGTTCGCTGCATCCGGCACCGCCGGCCAGGCCTGTGTCAACGCCTTCATCGACCATCCGGACTTCGAAGTCCAGGTGCTCAAGCGCAAGCCCGGCCAGCAGGAGAAGTCCTCTTCCGGGATCCTGCTCGAGAAGGATGCCAAGCAGCGGATCCTCGATGACTGGGCCGGCCGGGGCGTGAAGGTGCTGGAGGCCGACGTCACCGATCATGCCGATCTCATCCCGGCGCTCACGGGGACCGACTATCTCGTCTCCTGCGTGCCGATCTTCGCGACCGAATCGCAGTACCCGCTGATCCACGCGGCCGCCGAGGCGGGGGTGGAGCGCTTCGTGCCATCCGAGTTCGGCTACATCTACGAATGGGAGCAGTTCTGGCCGTCGCCGCACGCGCATCGTTCCATGGCGCGACAGAAGGCGTTCATCCGGCGGGTGATCCAGCTCGCCGGCCTCGACTACACCATCATTCCGGCCGGTCTCTGGCCCGAGTACTACATGGTCGAGCCGGTGCTGGTTCACGGCGACGGCAACCGCAAGGTCTCCTGGTCGTGCGGCAGGGATGTCGGGCGCATCATTCCGCACGTGCTGGCGCACCCGGCGTCGCGCAACGCTGTGTGCCCGGTCGCGGCCACTGCCTACCTGACCTGGAACGAACTGCTCGCCGAGCGCGAGAAGCATCTCGGCCGACCGGTGGAGCGGACCTACATGAACGCCGCCCAGTGGCGCGAAGCGCACGACAATGCCGAGCCCGGCTTCATCCGCGACGTCCTGCTGGCCATCGGCCTCGCCGGTGCCGAATGCCCGGAGGGCATGCCGCTGTGGGCCAACTGGAACGCCATGCACCTTCCCGACTTCAAGGGCACGCCGCTGGAGCAGGCATTCGCCGAGATCATCGAGCCGTCCACTGCGCACCTCACCGGGATGTTCGCGGAAGCCTGA
- a CDS encoding RnfH family protein, whose amino-acid sequence MSGNLLRVQVAFAYADEQLVLSVDVPGGSTMRDAIEHSGIIEKHPEIDLDTMRIGVFGKLRELDAPVQEGDRVEIYRPLKADPKQARRERAARSAKRDAAAG is encoded by the coding sequence GTGAGCGGCAATCTTCTGCGGGTGCAGGTGGCCTTCGCCTATGCCGACGAACAACTCGTGCTGTCCGTGGACGTGCCCGGTGGCAGCACGATGCGGGACGCGATCGAGCACTCGGGCATTATCGAGAAGCACCCGGAGATCGATCTCGACACCATGCGCATCGGCGTCTTCGGGAAGCTGCGCGAGCTGGACGCACCGGTGCAGGAGGGGGACCGTGTGGAGATCTACCGACCGCTCAAGGCCGATCCCAAGCAGGCCCGGCGCGAGCGGGCCGCCAGGAGTGCGAAGCGCGACGCGGCGGCCGGATGA
- a CDS encoding DsbC family protein: MHPVLSPLLLVIGLFVTACGASEPDRTVSDAAASDEAAESASTPAADAEAAQVEEPEASDDAGTGATAGGTGEATDAELSALRDKLAKRVPNLDGSEIRATPLDGIYEISRGMAVGYVTADGRYLLEGDLIDLATGRQITEERRREARKVVLEEAAERSITFGGDEADHLVTVFTDIDCGYCRKLHSELDDYTDRGIGIRYLLYPRSGKDSDAYRKAVATWCSDDRKEALTRAKQGQDPGTKSCDNPVDQHLLAGRKLGLRGTPMMVLPSGELIQGYVPAERLISRLESTPEQEPLEN, from the coding sequence ATGCATCCCGTTCTCAGCCCCCTTCTGCTCGTCATCGGCCTCTTCGTTACCGCGTGCGGTGCATCGGAACCCGATCGAACCGTCTCCGACGCGGCCGCATCCGATGAGGCGGCCGAGAGCGCGTCGACCCCCGCAGCGGATGCCGAAGCCGCGCAGGTGGAAGAACCCGAGGCGTCGGACGACGCCGGGACGGGCGCAACCGCGGGCGGGACCGGAGAGGCGACCGACGCCGAGCTGTCGGCGCTGCGCGACAAGCTCGCCAAGCGCGTCCCCAATCTGGACGGAAGCGAGATTCGCGCGACGCCGCTCGACGGCATCTACGAGATCTCGCGCGGCATGGCGGTGGGCTACGTGACCGCCGATGGTCGCTACCTCCTGGAAGGCGACCTCATCGATCTGGCCACCGGTCGCCAGATCACCGAGGAGCGTCGGCGCGAGGCGCGCAAGGTGGTGCTGGAGGAGGCTGCCGAGCGTTCGATCACCTTCGGTGGCGACGAGGCCGACCACCTCGTGACGGTGTTCACCGATATCGATTGCGGCTACTGCCGCAAGCTTCACAGCGAGCTGGACGACTACACGGATCGCGGTATCGGCATCCGCTATCTGCTCTATCCGCGCAGCGGCAAGGATTCCGACGCCTACCGCAAGGCGGTGGCGACCTGGTGCAGCGACGACCGCAAGGAAGCCCTGACGCGCGCCAAGCAGGGGCAGGATCCGGGCACGAAGAGCTGCGACAATCCGGTGGATCAGCACCTGCTGGCCGGGCGCAAGCTCGGCCTGCGCGGCACCCCGATGATGGTGCTGCCCAGTGGCGAACTGATCCAGGGCTACGTACCCGCCGAGCGCCTCATCTCGCGGCTGGAGAGTACGCCCGAGCAGGAGCCGCTGGAGAACTGA
- the smpB gene encoding SsrA-binding protein SmpB, with protein MAQSSSKQTAPRQIAVNRRARFEYSIEDRFEAGLVLEGWEVKALREGRAQITEAYVTIRNGEAYLLGGHITPLQSASTHIRPDARRTRKLLLQSRELARLIGKVERAGYTLVPLDIHWTRGRAKLEIGLAKGKKQHDKRADVKERDWQRQKARILKHG; from the coding sequence ATGGCCCAATCCTCGTCCAAGCAGACCGCCCCGCGGCAGATCGCGGTCAACCGCCGTGCGCGTTTCGAATACTCTATCGAAGATCGCTTCGAGGCCGGGCTCGTGCTCGAGGGCTGGGAGGTGAAGGCGCTGCGCGAGGGCCGCGCCCAGATCACCGAGGCCTACGTCACCATCAGGAACGGCGAAGCCTATCTGCTCGGCGGCCACATCACGCCGCTGCAGTCGGCATCGACGCACATCCGCCCCGACGCCCGGCGCACCCGCAAGCTGCTCCTGCAGAGTCGCGAGCTCGCCCGCCTGATCGGCAAGGTGGAGCGCGCCGGGTACACGCTGGTGCCGCTCGACATCCACTGGACGCGGGGTCGCGCCAAGCTCGAGATCGGGCTGGCCAAGGGCAAGAAGCAGCACGACAAGCGTGCCGACGTGAAGGAACGCGACTGGCAGCGCCAGAAGGCCCGCATCCTCAAGCACGGCTGA
- the fdxA gene encoding ferredoxin FdxA, whose protein sequence is MTFVVTENCIKCKYTDCVEVCPVDCFHEGPNFLVIDPEECIDCTLCEPECPVNAIYAEDDLPEDQAHFQELNAALAKEWPVITEQKDPPADADDWANKPDKLEHLER, encoded by the coding sequence ATGACCTTCGTCGTCACCGAAAACTGCATCAAGTGCAAATACACCGACTGCGTGGAAGTCTGCCCGGTGGACTGCTTTCACGAGGGGCCGAACTTCCTGGTCATCGACCCGGAGGAGTGCATCGACTGCACCCTCTGCGAGCCCGAATGCCCGGTGAACGCGATCTACGCCGAGGACGACCTGCCCGAGGATCAGGCGCACTTCCAGGAGCTCAATGCGGCCCTGGCCAAGGAGTGGCCGGTGATCACCGAGCAGAAGGATCCGCCGGCGGACGCCGACGACTGGGCCAACAAGCCCGACAAGCTGGAACACCTCGAGCGCTAG
- a CDS encoding sodium-dependent transporter has product MVPASPGGYWRRPAGFVFAAIAALVGVGVVLRLPMLAQAHGGAAFLSVYLFWMVAVAWPLLTAETLFGRVMRQDLPGALYDDVRTRGSTRGWLLIAGLFLLVPLLVVSYYSVIAGWNAAFAVRALGGALAGASADGLSTPFLTLAQDAERSMAWQTIFVVASCVLVARGIRVGIERGAALLLLGGVVLLFLLGILVIRDGDPARVTALWTRWDWGALGWRGVLEALQQALFSAGLGLGMMAAYAGYLPERARPARLTAMVLVGSTVFALIAGSLLMGLLGDMSSAGNGQMALLFVAPVELAVRLDGRLTPGAIYLLMTALSVASTVALLEPLVQFVMARKRCTRVYATTVIGVAVWLLGLVTVLTFGSTVLGELGGRSLFGWLQSFSIRLGAPLALLLMVIYVGRVWSRVELDAALHGHSEPREGPDARPTRRALLMRFMLVYPTRIAAILALVYGLGIADWFIAFWSDT; this is encoded by the coding sequence ATGGTGCCTGCAAGTCCCGGCGGCTACTGGCGCCGCCCGGCCGGGTTCGTGTTCGCGGCCATCGCCGCGCTCGTCGGGGTGGGGGTGGTGCTGCGCCTGCCCATGCTGGCGCAGGCGCATGGCGGTGCCGCCTTCCTCAGCGTCTACCTGTTCTGGATGGTGGCGGTGGCATGGCCGCTGCTGACGGCGGAGACGCTGTTCGGGCGGGTGATGCGGCAGGACCTTCCGGGGGCGCTCTACGACGACGTGCGGACACGCGGCTCGACGCGCGGCTGGCTGCTCATTGCCGGTCTGTTCCTGCTGGTGCCGTTGCTGGTGGTGAGCTACTACTCGGTGATCGCGGGGTGGAATGCCGCGTTCGCGGTGCGCGCCCTGGGCGGTGCCCTGGCCGGTGCTTCCGCCGACGGTCTCAGCACGCCGTTCCTGACGCTGGCCCAGGATGCCGAGCGCTCGATGGCGTGGCAGACGATCTTCGTTGTCGCGAGTTGCGTGCTGGTGGCGCGCGGCATCCGGGTGGGCATCGAACGCGGCGCCGCGCTGCTCCTGCTGGGCGGTGTCGTCCTGCTCTTCCTGCTGGGGATCCTGGTGATCCGCGACGGCGATCCGGCACGGGTCACCGCGCTCTGGACGCGCTGGGACTGGGGAGCGCTGGGCTGGCGGGGCGTGCTGGAGGCGTTGCAGCAGGCGCTGTTCTCGGCCGGGCTGGGGCTGGGCATGATGGCGGCCTACGCGGGCTATCTGCCCGAGCGCGCCCGCCCGGCGCGGCTCACCGCGATGGTGCTGGTGGGCAGTACCGTCTTCGCGCTCATCGCGGGCAGTCTGCTGATGGGCCTGCTGGGCGACATGTCGTCGGCCGGCAACGGACAGATGGCGCTGCTGTTCGTCGCGCCCGTGGAGCTCGCCGTGCGGCTCGACGGCCGACTGACGCCGGGCGCGATCTATCTGCTGATGACCGCCCTGTCGGTGGCGTCGACCGTCGCGCTGCTCGAGCCCCTGGTGCAGTTCGTGATGGCGCGCAAGCGATGCACGCGGGTCTATGCCACGACGGTGATCGGCGTTGCCGTCTGGCTGCTCGGGCTGGTCACCGTGCTCACCTTCGGCAGTACCGTGCTGGGCGAGCTCGGCGGGCGCAGCCTGTTCGGCTGGTTGCAGTCGTTCAGCATCCGCCTCGGCGCGCCGCTGGCACTGCTTCTCATGGTGATCTACGTGGGGCGCGTGTGGTCGCGTGTCGAGCTCGATGCCGCGCTGCACGGGCACAGCGAGCCGCGCGAGGGGCCCGACGCCCGTCCGACGCGGCGGGCGCTTCTGATGCGCTTTATGCTGGTGTACCCGACACGCATCGCCGCGATCCTGGCGCTGGTCTACGGCCTCGGGATCGCGGACTGGTTCATCGCCTTCTGGAGCGACACGTGA
- a CDS encoding outer membrane protein assembly factor BamE, giving the protein MRAALCLIVAVGLGGCNIVYKLPTRQGNVLEQSKLDQVEIGMTREQVQFLLGTPLAASPFTDDRWDYLGYYRSPRGSTARRLVTLRFDGNELVSAEGIVPPSKQAAEAAEPESVRKDIEALGQSPVPDSDSDIPEEIVTPGPQDRGP; this is encoded by the coding sequence ATGCGCGCCGCCCTCTGTTTGATCGTTGCCGTCGGCCTCGGTGGCTGCAACATCGTCTACAAGCTGCCCACCCGTCAGGGCAACGTCCTCGAGCAGAGCAAACTCGATCAGGTTGAGATCGGCATGACCCGCGAGCAGGTGCAGTTCCTGCTCGGCACGCCGCTGGCCGCGAGTCCGTTCACGGACGATCGCTGGGACTACCTGGGCTACTACCGCAGCCCGCGCGGCAGCACCGCCCGGCGTCTGGTGACCCTCCGTTTCGACGGCAACGAGCTGGTGAGCGCGGAGGGCATCGTCCCGCCCAGCAAGCAGGCCGCGGAAGCCGCCGAGCCGGAGTCGGTGCGCAAGGACATCGAGGCGCTCGGCCAGAGTCCGGTCCCGGATTCCGACAGCGACATCCCCGAGGAGATCGTCACCCCCGGCCCCCAGGATCGCGGTCCCTAG